A single Musa acuminata AAA Group cultivar baxijiao chromosome BXJ2-1, Cavendish_Baxijiao_AAA, whole genome shotgun sequence DNA region contains:
- the LOC103993259 gene encoding amine oxidase [copper-containing] gamma 2-like, giving the protein MEGFPSPKHLLLLLFTAALLLVSLSLRSFPTIRSLSSHRHSFRGGSTGTDGAGVTMHVHKNPYHPLDPLTYNEIKAIRSILASHPDFASPNTFPSIHSLSLLEPEKAVVLAWRPGDTLPPRRALVVAYSANHTHVLPVDIASRSVLRHVVRARPAGYPSLTPEEMERATKAAAAHPDVINAVFYRGLNPSSGVVCGPLASGWYGPEEENRRVIKVQCYAKSPNFYMSPVEGLTVTVDVDTGGVIRVSDQGLGIPVPRNRDTDYRYESQRRMPTTEAVAVNPMSMEQAGRPSMRVGAGGHAVRWAGWEVHIRPDARAGMVVSRARFRDPEGGGAWRDVMYKGMVSELFVPYMDPGEGWYFKTYMDAGEYGMGTNAFPLLRLNDCPRNAIYMDAVFAAADGTPFVRPDVVCVFERYEGDVAWRHTENPVSGYDIREARPKVTLVARMVASVGNYDYTVDWEFQMDGLIRVKVSLSGMLMVKATRYGNLSQVPEGEDLYGTLVADNIVGVVHDHFVTFYLDMDVDGPSNSFVKVHMETQETAPGESPRKSYMKVVREVARTEEDAKVKLKLYDPSEFHVVNPSRLSKLGNPSGYKLVPGATAASLLDLDDPPQKRAAFTNNQIWVTPYNRSEEWAGGLLAYQSHGDDNLAVWSQRDRKIENEDIVLWYTMGFHHVPCQEDYPIMPTVFSTFDLKPVNFFRINPIIRAAPYTEEDLPVCSGVHATL; this is encoded by the exons ATGGAAGGTTTCCCCTCTCCTAAACACCTGCTCCTTCTCCTCTTCACCGCCGCCCTCCTCCTCGTCTCCTTGTCGCTCCGCTCCTTCCCCACCATCCGATCCCTCTCGTCCCACCGTCACTCTTTCCGTGGCGGTTCCACCGGAACTGATGGCGCCGGGGTGACTATGCACGTCCACAAAAATCCGTACCACCCCCTCGACCCTCTTACGTATAACGAGATAAAGGCCATCCGTTCCATCCTCGCTTCCCACCCGGACTTCGCCTCGCCGAACACCTTCCCGTCCATCCATTCCCTGTCGCTCTTGGAGCCCGAGAAGGCCGTCGTCCTCGCGTGGCGCCCCGGGGACACACTCCCTCCTCGCCGCGCCCTCGTCGTCGCCTATTCCGCCAACCACACCCACGTCCTCCCCGTCGACATCGCCTCTCGCAGCGTCCTCCGTCACGTCGTCCGCGCCCGGCCCGCCGGTTACCCCAGCCTCACCCCCGAGGAAATGGAGCGTGCCACGAAGGCCGCCGCTGCGCACCCGGACGTTATCAACGCCGTCTTTTATCGCGGCCTGAACCCGTCGTCCGGCGTTGTCTGCGGACCGCTGGCGTCGGGTTGGTACGGGCCGGAGGAGGAGAACCGGCGGGTGATCAAGGTCCAGTGCTACGCCAAGTCCCCCAACTTCTACATGAGCCCGGTGGAGGGGCTCACGGTGACTGTGGACGTGGACACGGGTGGGGTGATCCGCGTCTCGGACCAGGGGCTTGGGATCCCGGTGCCGCGCAACAGGGACACGGACTACCGCTACGAGTCGCAGAGGAGGATGCCGACGACCGAGGCGGTGGCGGTGAACCCGATGTCGATGGAGCAGGCGGGGAGGCCTAGCATGAGGGTGGGGGCGGGCGGGCACGCGGTACGGTGGGCGGGGTGGGAGGTGCACATCCGGCCAGACGCGCGGGCGGGGATGGTGGTGTCCCGGGCGCGTTTCCGGGACCCGGAGGGAGGCGGGGCGTGGCGGGATGTGATGTACAAAGGGATGGTGTCGGAGCTGTTCGTGCCGTACATGGACCCAGGGGAGGGGTGGTACTTCAAGACCTACATGGACGCCGGCGAGTACGGGATGGGGACGAACGCCTTCCCCCTGCTCCGCCTCAACGACTGCCCCCGGAACGCCATCTACATGGACGCGGTGTTCGCAGCGGCTGACGGCACCCCCTTCGTGCGCCCGGACGTCGTCTGCGTGTTCGAGCGCTACGAGGGAGACGTGGCCTGGCGGCACACCGAGAACCCCGTGTCCGGCTACGAC ATAAGGGAGGCGAGGCCGAAGGTGACGCTGGTGGCCAGGATGGTGGCGTCCGTGGGGAACTACGACTACACCGTGGATTGGGAGTTTCAGATGGATGGCCTCATCCGAGTGaag GTGAGTCTCAGCGGCATGCTGATGGTGAAGGCGACACGCTACGGGAACCTGAGCCAAGTGCCGGAGGGGGAAGACCTGTACGGGACGCTGGTCGCCGACAACATCGTCGGCGTGGTCCACGACCACTTCGTGACATTCTACCTGGACATGGACGTGGATGGGCCCAGCAACTCCTTCGTCAAGGTGCACATGGAGACGCAGGAGACGGCCCCCGGGGAGTCCCCCAGGAAGAGCTACATGAAGGTGGTGAGGGAGGTGGCCAGGACGGAGGAGGACGCGAAGGTAAAGCTGAAGCTGTACGACCCCTCCGAGTTCCACGTCGTCAACCCTTCGCGTCTCTCCAAGCTCGGCAACCCCTCGGGGTACAAGTTGGTGCCCGGCGCCACCGCTGCAAGCTTGCTGGACTTGGACGATCCTCCACAGAAACGAGCCGCATTCACCAATAACCAG ATATGGGTCACTCCATACAACCGCAGCGAAGAGTGGGCGGGCGGCCTGCTCGCGTATCAGAGCCACGGGGACGACAACCTCGCTGTTTGGTCGCAGAG GGATCGGAAGATTGAGAACGAGGACATCGTCCTGTGGTACACCATGGGATTCCATCACGTACCATGCCAAGAGGACTACCCCATAATGCCCACCGTGTTCTCCACCTTCGACCTGAAACCTGTCAACTTCTTTAGGATCAATCCGATCATAAGAGCAGCGCCATACACCGAGGAAGATCTCCCGGTGTGCAGCGGGGTCCATGCAACGCTCTGA